The nucleotide sequence ACCGATCTTCTCCAGCAACTCGACAGCCTCCAGCAGCACTTCGCCCATCGCGTCGCCGTTACCCTAGAACGCCATCGAGATCGCCTCGCAACCCTGACCCGCAGTTACGGCTTCCGCTCCATTGGCGATCGCCTCCACACCGCTCAACAACAGCTCGACGAAGCCAAACTTCAATTAGATGCTGCGATCCACCTCGGCCTGACGCGAAAACGCCAACAACTCGATACTGGAGCGCTTCGCCTCCAGACTCTAAATCCTCTAGCCCCCTTGCAAAGGGGCTTCGCTCTCTTGCGCAGTAACGGTCAGTGGCTTGCCCCCGATCGTCGACTCGCCAGTGGCGATCGCCTCGAAATCTTGCGCGCCAACCAAACTGCTCGCGCTACGATTGACGAGATTGCCAACCCCGAATTCAAAATCCTTGAATAGCTCTACTCCCCCTTCCTTTGAAGAGCAACTGGCTCGTCTAGAAAAAATCGCCACCTTGTTGGAGCGAGGCACGCTCCCTTTAGCCGAGTTGCTACAGCTCTATGAAGAAGGGATGCACTTAGCAGAGCAATGCCGCCATTTTTTGGTTACCGCCGAGCAAAGCGTGACTGAAATTCAACTGAAAGGCGATCGGGGGCTTCCCTGCGAATCCCCGGACTCGCTAGATGCTACGGATGCAGAGGAGCTAACAGCCGATTTAGACTTTTGAGCGATCGGGCGATCGGGCTGCCTGCGATCGTGGCTCAGTCGAGAAGGAGCGCGATCGCGTGATGTTTCCATAAACTTACGGAGAATAACTAAAACCTGTATGAAGATCTCATATCTTTTCAGTGGAAGAACTGAGCAGGGAATCAGAGCAATCCGTATATCATAGTACGCATAAGTTACTTTAAAGCTCATAGAAATTAACGCAACAGAGTAACTTTATAGCCTGATATGGGTATCCTCCCCGCAATAGTGTCATTTATCGCCTGTTGCCTTGAGGACTATCTAATGTTGGTTTGAAGTGTGATTTTCAGGTGCAGCGGCATGAATGTGTATCTCAACTGGTTTTGGCAGAAGAAAGTTTCGAGAGTTGGTAAAAGTCTGCCTCGTCAGAGGGGATTTACCATGCTGGAATTAGCGGTGTTGGCTGTCTTAGGGGCAACTCTATCGACAGTGGTTTTCGCAGGGTGGAATTCTGGTCGCGATCGCTTGGCATTAGACAATGCTGCTAGCCAACTGAGTGGAGTTCTCCAGGCAGGCCGATTTCAAGCTATCAGGCGCAATCAACCTGTGGCTGTCTACCTTTCGCCTGGAACAAATAGGGTCATAACTGAAGTCGTTAATTCAACCACACCGATTTGTAATAACCCAGCTAACCCTATCATCGATCGACTCGATCTGGATGATTCTATTGACGGACTGACAGTAATTTGGAACACTTCAGGCACTAGCACAGATGGCGTAGTTTGGCAGGCTAATGGTTTGGCTGCATCGTGTGGGGGCGGATTGGCAAATCAAAGCATCAATCTTAACTTTAATGGAAATGCTGAGCAACTCACTATTAGTGGAACTGCTGGGAGGGTACAAAAGCAATGATATTGTCTAATCGAAATCGATCGACCCAAGGATTTTCGTTTACCGAAGTGATGGCCTCAATAGTGATTTTATCCCTCGGAATCTTGGCTGCAACAAGAATGCAGGCGACAGCTTTGAGTGCTAATCTCGCTCCAGTAAATTCTCAAGAGGCTGCCATCATTGCAAGAGAAACTATAGAAGTTTTGGCATCTGGCCAAGCCCCTAATCCAACCGTGAATGGCTATATCGTGAATGCCACTCGAACCGGCTGCCAGTTTGGAGCTACTTTGGTTTGTGCAGGTGCCGGCACTGATTTAGAGCAGTTAACCGTTACAGTGACTGACCCAAATGGCTCTATAGAGCCTTACACCGTTTCTACGTTAAGAGTTCCTTAGCAACTCGCAGTTATATACCGAGTTTGCCTGCCTTTTCATCTGTCCGACTGCCGCGATCTCGCTCATGCGATCGCTTGTTTGAAAGCCTTGAACATGATTTGTTGAAATGTCTGCGGGAGCTTCCCCAATGTACGTGAATCGTCCGCGTCTAAAACTTGCGCTTCTAGCAACGGCACGAGGTTTTACTTTAGCTGAAGCATTGGTAGCCACGATTATGTCGGGCTTTGTGTTGGCCTCTTTAGGGGTATTGTTTTCCTCGGGAGTTACTAGCTATCGCACGAACGAACAGATTGTTTCAGTCACCCAGAGTACTGAAGTCGCCACTGCCTTACTCCAAAGCGATGTTCGATTGGCGGGCTACTTGGGTAACGGAGTTGGTAATTTGCCCGGAAGTGCCAATCCAGTTGTCTTGCAAAACAATATTGAAGAGCTCTTCAATGCAGGTGGCTGGCCCTTCCACACTGGCAATCCGGCAAATCCACTCCCGACAGTCACTCGATTGGCTGCTGGTGCTGCAGCAGATGATGGAGGAACCTGTTCGAGTAATGCAATGGGCAGTGGATGCATCCAAATTATTTCACTGAATGAGATCTTTCCCACAACTTTTACTATTGATTACGTTCGCTACTGGATTACAGGCGCAACAGCCACTGGTCGTCCCACTTTAATGAGGGCAAATAATACTTATACCTGTACCAGTTCAGATGCTATGGTGGCTGCTCCAGCAGATCCCTTTGAATGCACGATCGACAATCCAGCAGGAGCAGGTCAAGTAGCTGAAGGCATCGAAGATTTTCGCCTGTATTGGTCTAATGGTTCCAACTGGTTTGATTGGGAGACATCTACTATGACGCCAGGCTCCAATCGCCGTGTCGGTATCTATTTAAGAGGTCGATCGGTACAGCCAGAACTAGACCGTCAGTATCCATATGATTCTGTAGACATTGATTTACCTGCCGGAGTCGCTCCTGATGTCTCTGGTGGAACATTTGACCCCAGATTCCGACGTATCGAGAAGTGGCTAGATATTGTACTGTTTAACCCTCAGGTTTGATTGATATGTGTTCGATCTACTAGACTTTGTCGATATTTTCTAGACTTGAGACACTTTCACAATTGGAGCTAGACATCTCATGTACTCTAAACAATTTCTGCCTAAACTCGGTTCTCGCCCCAACTTACGTGGCTATTTATTGGTGACCTCGCTCTTGATCATGGCAGTGCTTCTTGTTCTAGGGGCCGGAGCTAGTTCGTTAGTGGTTTCAAATGCGAACATTGCTCGTAACATTTCAGCTAATACCCAAGCCAAATACCTAGCAGATTCAGGGATTGATGCAGCGCTTGCATTTGTGGATAGCCCTGGAACATACGATACAGAAGTAGCTATTGTTGCTGCCATTAACGCGATGCCCGCGATCCCAGTTCCATCCAACGTGGGTAGCGGACAGATTCAGGTGGCTGCTGCTGCCGTAAGTACACCACTGGCAACTTTGGTCGATGGTGATACTACATTTATACGCATTACATCAACCTATACAGAAGGGATTACGAGCTCTCAAAGCGATGCGACAGTTCAATTGACTGTAGATACAGATTCTACGCCGGAATTTTCAGATGAAATCATCAGCGAGAAAGTTATCACTCTAGATGGTGGTGGAATGCTTACGGTAGGAGTTCACGGCAATAACGGATTCAATCTTAAAAATGGCGAATTTCGAATGAATGATGCTCTCGATCCTTTTGAGGCCATCGATATTACAGCAGGAGTTGATGCAACAAATTGTAATGTAGATGTTAGATCGGTAGAGTACTGCAGAAGTTCAGCCGACATTGGAGATGGTACCGGCAGGACGGATAATGGCCCTCGTGTTCGAGTTGATGATATTGATGTTGTCGTACCAACTCACGCTGAAGTGACCACGAACCTTTTGCCAGATGGTGTCACCCAAGTGACTGTTTCTAGAAATGAGTTTACTGGCAACAACACATTAGACACCCAAAATAGTGCTACTCAATTTGAGACCGCGATAAGCAACTTGAATTGTTCTGCTAATGAGGTGATATTCCTCGATTTTAGTGGCCTTCCAGTCCCCTCAGGAGCAACAATCGAAAATTGTATGATTGAGCTTAGAGGTGGTGACATAAATTTTAATGATGTGACTTTAATAAATTCTACAGTCATCACTAACAACGGTGGAATCACCTTCGATGGGGTGTCTACCTTTGATGGTTCCAATGTTATTTCAGACAAAACAATAAGTCTAAATGGCAATTTTAATGCCTCAGGTGAATTAGTTTTTGCAAGCAATAGGGGCGATATCAACATAAGCGGAAGTATAATTGTCGATCCCAATGAAGACTTAGTTAATACAGTTTTTGCCTCCCAAAGCACTGTTACCGTTGCAAATGGAGTAAGTATTGAAGCTGCAATTCTTTCAAAGGGGGGCATAAACTTGCAGTCCAATTCATCACTCTCTGGAATTGCTCACACTGAAGGAGACCTGAATGCTAGTGGGGGTATTGATGCCAATCCAAATGTTAATTTTGATCCAATCTTTGGTATATCGCCTCCCTCCTTCATAGACCCAACAGTAGTTAGTCGGCAATAGTTTGATAGGGTAAGGGTTTCATTTTATGTTTTTCATTAAAAAGTGTATTGATCTGATACCAATCTTATATGAAGCTACGCTTAATAATTCGTCACTAGATCGCCCGAAAACTTGCCACAATAGGCTAGTCACTGTAATAATCCAGGAAAATTAAGTGCAAGGTTACATAGGAATGGTATGAGATTGCCATCATAACGAACTCTCTAGGATATATATAAACCAAACCCAGTCAGAAACCTGTAGTTTTAATGAGGCACCTTTTAGTCCCCCTCACTAACGCTGTTAACCACTGCATTCGCCCCCTAAATCCCCCATTCTGGGGGACTTGAGCACAGTACTAGCTGGGGTTTTGAGACAAGGAAGACGACCCTGTGAATCGTGGACATTAAAGGCGTAGAGCGAAGCCAACAGACTCTCACAAGTCCCCCACTGGTGGGGGATTTAGGGGGCCGAGTGCAATGCCTGAAAACTCCAGATCTTAACATGGATGAGTTTTAAGTACCTCTACTTAAGAGCCTTAACCCAACCCTTTTTAATACTCACTGACTAAAGCTTCGACAAACTCATAGCTGGAAAAGGGGCGTAGGTCTTCCAGCCCTTCACCCACACCAATAAAGCGAATGGGCAACTTCATTTCATTAGCAACAGCCAGCGCCACCCCCCCCTTAGCCGTGCCATCCAGCTTAGTCAGCACGACACCGCTGAGGTTGGCAGCTTCAGAGAAAACTTGGGCTTGGCGCAGACCATTTTGGCCGAGGGTGGCATCGAGCACTAAAAGGGACTCTACTTTAGCGTCGGGGGCTTTTTTATCCACAATGCGGCGGATTTTGGTCAACTCATCCATCAGATTCTTCTTGTTTTGCAGGCGTCCGGCAGTATCCACCAACAGCAGATCGACATTGCGAGATCTAGCAGCCGCGATCGCATCAAACACCACCGCCGCCGGATCGGTATTTTGGCCGGGATTGGCGATCGCCTCCACACCCGCCCGCTCGCACCACACCTTGACCTGCTCCACCGCAGCAGCACGGAAAGTATCCGCAGCAGCCACCAAAACCTTATAACCGGACTTTTGAGCCAGATTGGCAATTTTGCCGAGGGTGGTGGTTTTGCCTGCACCGTTGACCCCCACCATCAACCAAATATTGAGTCCATCTTCTTGAGGAGCAAAGCTGGGCTCGCCCACAGAGAGAATCTCCCGCAGCAATTGCTTGAGGTAGGAGACAGCTTCTTCGGGGGGAAGTACTTCGTCGCGCATGCGATTTTGCAGGGCTTCCACAATTCGATCCGTAGCGGAAATGCCTACATCTGCTTGCAATAGCAGGGCTTCAATTTCCTCGACCGCTTCGTCGTTGATGGGGCCTTTACCCA is from Synechococcus sp. PCC 7336 and encodes:
- the xseB gene encoding exodeoxyribonuclease VII small subunit yields the protein MNSSTPPSFEEQLARLEKIATLLERGTLPLAELLQLYEEGMHLAEQCRHFLVTAEQSVTEIQLKGDRGLPCESPDSLDATDAEELTADLDF
- a CDS encoding Tfp pilus assembly protein FimT/FimU — its product is MNVYLNWFWQKKVSRVGKSLPRQRGFTMLELAVLAVLGATLSTVVFAGWNSGRDRLALDNAASQLSGVLQAGRFQAIRRNQPVAVYLSPGTNRVITEVVNSTTPICNNPANPIIDRLDLDDSIDGLTVIWNTSGTSTDGVVWQANGLAASCGGGLANQSINLNFNGNAEQLTISGTAGRVQKQ
- a CDS encoding prepilin-type N-terminal cleavage/methylation domain-containing protein — protein: MILSNRNRSTQGFSFTEVMASIVILSLGILAATRMQATALSANLAPVNSQEAAIIARETIEVLASGQAPNPTVNGYIVNATRTGCQFGATLVCAGAGTDLEQLTVTVTDPNGSIEPYTVSTLRVP
- a CDS encoding PilW family protein, which produces MYVNRPRLKLALLATARGFTLAEALVATIMSGFVLASLGVLFSSGVTSYRTNEQIVSVTQSTEVATALLQSDVRLAGYLGNGVGNLPGSANPVVLQNNIEELFNAGGWPFHTGNPANPLPTVTRLAAGAAADDGGTCSSNAMGSGCIQIISLNEIFPTTFTIDYVRYWITGATATGRPTLMRANNTYTCTSSDAMVAAPADPFECTIDNPAGAGQVAEGIEDFRLYWSNGSNWFDWETSTMTPGSNRRVGIYLRGRSVQPELDRQYPYDSVDIDLPAGVAPDVSGGTFDPRFRRIEKWLDIVLFNPQV
- the ftsY gene encoding signal recognition particle-docking protein FtsY; its protein translation is MAFDWFRRKKKAEPEQESQKAPDVAPSSKTQPAREPETQATPAPASSEDYLAFAKAAYANLKTKEATTVAPSAPAPSPAVAPPSLPELPATPKVAESPEPVAEAPAAVDPAPETDELNPEIATVDSPEAIAPEPVAAQESAIAPEPTTEQLTELAATATASAEPSAPKAFFEMAPKASERLEVLEAEALEEPEPAVEAPEPSLQAPAATTYVPDFDDGFVWSAEVLASQGRGIEEITVEEITWLQKLRRGLGKTRLSLINQLKGLVGKGPINDEAVEEIEALLLQADVGISATDRIVEALQNRMRDEVLPPEEAVSYLKQLLREILSVGEPSFAPQEDGLNIWLMVGVNGAGKTTTLGKIANLAQKSGYKVLVAAADTFRAAAVEQVKVWCERAGVEAIANPGQNTDPAAVVFDAIAAARSRNVDLLLVDTAGRLQNKKNLMDELTKIRRIVDKKAPDAKVESLLVLDATLGQNGLRQAQVFSEAANLSGVVLTKLDGTAKGGVALAVANEMKLPIRFIGVGEGLEDLRPFSSYEFVEALVSEY